In Salarias fasciatus chromosome 4, fSalaFa1.1, whole genome shotgun sequence, the DNA window AGCAACACTTCTCGCGCACAAACAAATCAAACGTGAGCGACATCGTCTCCAACCTCCGGGCACACTCACTTACCGGCACTCAGTCCATCGAGGAAGGTAAAAGGAGGGTTTTTCAAGGTCATTGCACATTTAGGGAAGCTTAAAATAGGAGCAGACATTGACAAATCAAGATCCACGGAAACTGTCAGCAGATCCCAAAAGATAGTGAATAGAGATGTATTAAGTTCACTCCGGgcccctgtgtgtttgtgtgttactgTAATTACTATCATACATCAAGCCGCAGGGGCAGCCAATCTTTTAAGTGCTGCAAGGTGCTGTATATACCACTTAAACAACCGAGTCGTGATTAAAGTCTCCAATGTTCTTTTATTACAGTTGATTAATAAATCAGAGCACTGTACAAGGAAATAGACACTCGCACTGCACAGAAAAACCCCACAATAGTCAATCAGCAGTACTGTAGGAGAGCTTTGATACAGTCATTGATGATATTTTTTGAACCCCACCCTCAGTGACTGATGATGGAAATTCAATATGTTCAAAGAATCTATATTTTGTATGTCTAGAAAGCGTTTGCAGTCGTTCCTAAATAAGCATTAATTGCATTTGCATTCCTAACAAAACTAATAGGCAGTGTAATTATGCGCCTTCAGGAGGGACTCATGGGTGTTTACTGCCCCCTGTTGGTTTGAAGCTCAAACGCGCTGTGTTGCACTTCCAAGATCTGCACCTCTCTGAGCAGGCAGTGAACATCTGGGTGACTCCACAGTCCCAAGTTAATCAGTTTATTTACAGTTgattgacaaaaacaacataaacaatAATGACACAAATGccacttgaaaacaaaaaacaaggaaacactCTTGTATTATATTCAATATGACTTTTGCTCTAACATCTGAAAAACATGATATAAGTTGTCTCCCAGCTAAGTATGTGGATTTTTCTGGTATGTCTGGTTCACCCATTCTTTGGTAACACCATTTGTTTTAAGCAATATCTATAGTAACTTCTTTCAAGAAGCACTTGGGAATGTGGGCCATTTCTGTACGGTAAGATAATAAATAGGCctttaaatgcaacaaaacaaataaatgtgctGTATTGACTGGAATTATCTTTTACAAAATGTCACGTAGTGGAAAAGCAACATAAATGCAACACTGGTCTAAAGTGAAATTTTCCTTGTTGCATTTTGAGCTTTTCATCACTTGATATTGTACACCACTTTATGCAATTTAGGATCTTAGTTATCTGGAAGCCAGCTGACTAAAACAGGCCCCAGCCTGGACTGTTCACCAGTCCTGCACGCCCTACCCGGGCATACAGTTCTCTGATTTGTCTTCAGTGGAAGTTTTAATGAATACATCACATCCTGAAAACATTTAGATGCATTCAGAGATTATATTATTCTAATTCAATTCAGTTAAATTAATCCCAAAGAATATGCCAGTAAAAAATCCACATACTATTATATGAtattaatatatattatattatattttattatattatattatattatattatattatattatattatattatattatattatattatattatattaatcTTTTAACTTGTCCTTTAAGGTATTTATAAATTTATAAAATAGATATTTTATTGATACACCTTTATCTCCTGTAAatcttcactgttgtttgttGACTCCACGTCAAACTCCTAAAACGAAACAAACAAGCTAAATTACTCAATTatacaaaaatgataaaaagcaACATTTAGTGATAAAAAGGTCGAAGCGTCTGCCTTACCGGCTCAGTAGAGCAGCTGGACTGTGGTTCAGAGTGGAAGCCGGACTCGTTCATCGAGGCTCCGGCTTCACCTGTCATGTCAGAAGTTTGGATGGTGGCTCTGCAGACGGAAAcaagaaggagcagagaagtGAAGGGTCGAGATGAACAGCTTCTGCTCCCCTTTCAACAGATGTCAGACAAGTTCTGACATTCAGACCGGCCCGTCAGGTTTGGAACCGGATGTAGAGATCCGCCTCTGGAGGAATCCTGACAGCCGCTCAAGCACCAACAAAATTAAACAGCGAAAAGGTGAATCTGTGGAGTGACATGCGTTTGTCTTTGATCACAGCAGAGAAGCGAGGAAGAGGCAGTCTCACCCATCAGCACACAGCAGCGACCGTCTTTCACTCTCGTGATCTTCAGCTTCGGCGTCGCCAGCGGTCCTCCCGTTGTTGGCTCTCCTGAAAACAGACGAGTGCTCACCGTCATGATGTTTCAGATgatcacagcagaaaaacagggtGAGTCCTCCATGCCATTTAttcttattgttattattaaatGGAAGAAAGTCAAATCAAGTCAACATACTAATTGTAAATAATAACGTCTTGCAGCCAAAAACTTACCCGTTCACAGCTCGATGAGAAGAGGTTGTGTTCATGGTTTGGGCTGTTGTGTTGTCActgcaaaataaacacaatagcTAAGAGTGCCACAGGATCTGTTGCAAAATCTCATTCACTGCCTGTCCAGGTAACGGGCTGCTCCAGCCAAAGCTTTAAATGAAAACTGGCTGCAGGCAGAAGGGAAAGAAACCAATTCTGGTCCTAACGTTTCAGTCGGCACAAGCCTCCCGCTGAACAAACCGCCGCCCAGACTGAGGGCTTGAGCAGTCCCGCCATCAGACTCAGGATCAATACTGAGGAGACAAAGGTAGCTTTTAGCCGATTACAGTCTAGACCTCCTATtgttattaaaaacacacacatccagacacacacacactttagccTGCCCTGCCAAGCACCACTTGTAAGGAGTCGGAGTGGATGGCTTGTTGTGAAAGTGAAAACCTCACCGTTGATCAGGCACACGTTGAAGGGAGAGAGCTTGTTCTGCATTATTCCCACCACTTCCACATCGTCCGTTCCTGTAATACATGAAATGACAGAGACAACACTTCAAGACTCATCCACTAATAGAAGCTCACCCGGTCTCACTGCTCTGCTCATCACTTGCTGGGACCTCCTGCACTTTTCGCCTTAAATGCAGCAAGAATTGAagaaatatttcaataaagtaataaaatgaaataatagaattattttaaacatttgttttagAATTCACAGAAAGCGATACTACACACACATGACTTCCTATCCCCCAGCCGACCTGCAAATATGACGCTGATAATTTAACAAGCAAAAGTGAACCAAATAGCTTTAATTCTCCCTTCACAGGGAATAAAAAGTGCAAAACTCACCTCAGACCCCTTTTCCAACAGAAGAACCTTCCAGCAATCATAGCGACGACAATCACAATAGTCGCAATCCCACTGGCAATCccttaaaaacaggaaaaaatgtATGTTAGAAATAAATTTTAAGCTATCCATTTACTTGGAATATTTTAATGGGATCCCTACTCAGGAATTCAACACAAAGTTAATACTTACAATATATATAAGTTTTATTTGGTGCGttctttttcccctctgttGTCACCGTTGGTCTCTCTGTTGTTTCCTCAGTTGTTTCCTCTGTTTAaaagtaaaacatgaaaatgctACATTATGTTTTTAATCTAAAGACATAATATAaagaatatatttatttgacACATCTCAGTGCCTTACGGGAAACTTTAATGTCCACACATTTGTCTTCCTCATGGCCTTCCTtctaaaaaaacagaaatttatGGTGAGTTCATGTTGTCAGACAGtagaagacattaaaaaaaaatgtatatacagtatgtacTCACAGATGTAAATACACACTCTACTTTGATATCCAAGCAGTCCCTTGAGAAGAGCGATGtgcggctgaatttgatcacTTCCTCTGAAAGGTCTGGATCGAGGTGGTCCCGAAGTGCACTGACAAGGCTAGTCTGGTGGGGTGGGGTTGAATTTTGTCATTAATTTACTTTCACACTTTCTCACAACACGATAAACAAAAGATAAACAGAGataaacaaaaaagcaaatcaAAACACACTATTGACTTACCCCGTGTGAACTGACATGAACTTCACTTTCCTCAGGGCATTCATATCGATACTCGAATCCTTCGGCAGTCTTTATGTTTTTGCAAGAATAGTTTCTTGCAATGCAGGCTGTGAGGCAGTCAGAATAAACAATGTTCTAACTAGAATGCAGATTTACTATGGAAGCTCTGAAAATGGGAAGTTTGACTGAAAGAAAATGTCCCTGAACACGGTCACAACAACGAAAcaaatgaaagtgaaataaaaatgaaaataagaaagaCAGTAAAGAAATCAGATCACTTACAATATGAGGGTTTTCCAAAGTTTAAAAGAGTGATGGCCGTGATCTTTAGGAGGATTTGGTTTCTCATTTTGTTGACGTTCTGAAGCGTACTTCCTTATAGCAGAAGGTGATCAGCAACATGAGGAAGTGGGCCGGAAAGACGCAATACACGCAATGCATGATGGGGTGTGGAGGCTGGGAAATATAAACAATGGAAGGAAAGGAAGTGTTCTGCATGGGCTGTGGCTGCGACAGATATTCTTAGTGTTATCTAATgagcttttcttcctctcagcttTTTAATGTAGTCACATCACACAGGTGGGCCACTCCACAAATTCTCCTCTCCTCAGTGTAACGCTGACTTCAGCCGAGAATATGAACATGTGCCCTTTGATGTACTGCTTATAGTGGTTCCACCTGGAGCGCTCAGCTGTAAAATATATGGAACGGAGCCAGAACGTCATTCCATATCATCCCCGCTCATAAATTATTTGCAGAACTTTTAAAACCCTCCGCTTCAGTGCTGTTGACGTAACTGGCCCCTTCTGTTAAGTTTGCAGTTAGGCACAGCAAACACAAGAGGAGGCCCTTGTCAAAGGTCAGAAACACATCATGGAGGGAGACAGAAATACCACTccaatcaaaataaatgaagacgAGGACTGTGTGTGGAGACAGGATGTGTTTAAAACCCAGGTGGGTGTATTACAGCTGAGCAGATTTAAACGTCTGAGGACTGAGGATGGCAGTCGTCCCAGCATTATGGCCGTGAGAGGACCGAGGCCTCCGAGCACTCAGAAAGCCCCTTtgtcattcccccccccccaccctcacacaaatacatacacacaaacacggcgCAAAGACAAAGCACAAGCCGCCACGGCGCAGCACGCTTCATTTACACTGCATCTTCTCTGCTCCACCGAGAAAACACAGACTGTATTCTGTGTGAGTCGGCCGGGGCCCCCATCCACCTCCACGGCTCCGTCCCCACGCACcgtcctccgtctctctcacGTGGAAATTCGAGCTAAAAGGTGTTTCCTTCTGAGAAAACTCGCAGGTTTCCGCCCCGCCTTTCTGATCACACGATGAATTAAAGGACACAAGATTTATCAACAGGCATGAATAAACTTGTAGGTGAATAAATTTAGTTGGGATCTCTGGAGGGGAAGTGTGCGGATGTGGACCTTTTCAATCATCTGATGCATTTTCCACAGATATCAAGTAACAGCGGGACTCTTGGATATCCTGCCATTCCTCTCCGGATCTGCATAAACAGAGGCGAGCGAACGGTGCTGTGGCTCCTTCAGCCCCTCCAAACATTCGACGTCCAGCCCCGAATTGAGAATGAGTCGAATACAAAAGGGTTGAAAATGAGTTTCAGtgtaatttattacatttccGTTGTTCTTGAGTCATCTGTTGATGTGTCTCAGCTCTCCTGTTTCGTTCATTAGAGCGGTGACGAGAGATAAACAGctctcttcctgtctcactCGCATTCACGCAAACCTTTGTTCTCTGTGCGTGTGAAGGGGGACGCCACAGctttggctaaaaaaaaaaaaaaaaaaaaaaataggaggtGAGTATTTCATGAATAATATGTAGCGAAGTTCGAAACAAAAACGGGGTTCGCCATTTGGGGTGAGCGAGCTGTGGAgtcagagcagaggcagagcaaCATCACAAGAATCCTGAGTGGGTCTGAAACAATAGAGCTGCTCAGAACCCCGTTTGGCCTGAGTTCGCATAGCTCCGCCACGGTTTCAAAATACACCCTGTAGAAAGTCGACCGCAATCAAAACAGCATATACAGACCAGCAGCGGCTCCTTTTGTAAAAACAATATCATGTTCACACCCCGGCCGGGAGGATTTtctatagattaaaaaaaaatttccagcCGTATTACACAAGCTGAGAGCTGCTTCCCGGAGATTTTGATCGCGTTACGGATTTTCCCCAAAGCTCAAAGTCAGAAGTGAGGGAGCCCAGGAGAAAGCACCGAGCCAGCGGGGGCGCTTTCAAATAAAATGGTAATATTCATAATCCCTCAATCTGAGAGCAGGACCAAAGGAGAGGTGAGTTTAGAGAGTGTCGGAGCATGCT includes these proteins:
- the LOC115387699 gene encoding uncharacterized protein LOC115387699 isoform X1, translated to MRNQILLKITAITLLNFGKPSYSCIARNYSCKNIKTAEGFEYRYECPEESEVHVSSHGTSLVSALRDHLDPDLSEEVIKFSRTSLFSRDCLDIKVECVFTSKEGHEEDKCVDIKVSQETTEETTERPTVTTEGKKNAPNKTYIYWIASGIATIVIVVAMIAGRFFCWKRGLRNGRCGSGGNNAEQALSLQRVPDQRDNTTAQTMNTTSSHRAVNGRANNGRTAGDAEAEDHESERRSLLCADGATIQTSDMTGEAGASMNESGFHSEPQSSCSTEPEFDVESTNNSEDLQEIKVYQ
- the LOC115387699 gene encoding uncharacterized protein LOC115387699 isoform X2; the protein is MRNQILLKITAITLLNFGKPSYSCIARNYSCKNIKTAEGFEYRYECPEESEVHVSSHGTSLVSALRDHLDPDLSEEVIKFSRTSLFSRDCLDIKVECVFTSEGHEEDKCVDIKVSQETTEETTERPTVTTEGKKNAPNKTYIYWIASGIATIVIVVAMIAGRFFCWKRGLRNGRCGSGGNNAEQALSLQRVPDQRDNTTAQTMNTTSSHRAVNGRANNGRTAGDAEAEDHESERRSLLCADGATIQTSDMTGEAGASMNESGFHSEPQSSCSTEPEFDVESTNNSEDLQEIKVYQ